Below is a window of Thermodesulfovibrionales bacterium DNA.
GGAAAAGAAGATAGAGGGCATATCCGACATACGCGATGAGTCGGACAGGGACGGCATCAGGGTAGTCCTCGAACTGAAACGAGGCGAGATGGCAGAGGTTATTCTCAACAACCTCTACAAACATACCCAGATGGAGACGACCTTCGGCATCATCATGCTCTCCCTCGTGAACGGGCAGCCCAACGTCCTCAGCCTGAAGAAGATGCTCAGTTACTTCCTCCAGCACAGGCGCGACGTGGTCCTCAAGAGGACTCGGTTTGAACTGAGGAAGGCAGAGGAAAGAGCCCATATCCTCGAAGGCCTGAAGATAGCCCTTGACCATCTCGACGCGATCATCGCTCTCATAAGGGCGTCAAAGAGCCCTGAAGAGGCGAAAGTGGGATTGATGTCCAATTATCCGCTCTCGGAAATACAGGCCCAGGCCATCCTCGATATGAAACTCCAGAGGCTCACCGGGCTCGAGCGTGAAAAGATTCTCGCAGAATACAGAGAGACCCTTAAGGAGATTGAGAGGCTGCGGTCGATCCTCGGGAGCGAAGCCCTCGTTTCGAAGATTATCAAGGACGAGCTTCTCGAGGTGAAGGCGAAGTACGGGGATGAACGGCGGACAGAGATAACGGAGGAGACGAAGGAGATAACCATCGAGGACCTCATAACGGAAGAGGAGATGGTCATCACCTTCTCCCATCAGGGGTATATCAAGAGAAACCCCCTGAGCGCCTACCGCAGCCAGAGGCGCGGGGGCAAGGGTCTTATGGGTATGGAGACGAAGGAGGAGGACTTTGTCGAGCAGCTCTTCATCGGCTCGACGCACGACTATATGCTCTTCTTCAGCAACCTCGGAAGGCTTTATTGGCTGAAGGTTTATCAGATCCCCGAAGCAGGGCGAGCCGCGAAGGGAAAGGCCCTCATCAACCTCCTTTCCCTTTCGGAGGGCGAGCGCATTGCGACCGCGTTGCCGGTGCGTGATTTCAAAGAGGGCTATCTCGTTACGTTCACGAAGAACGGCATCGTAAAGAAGACACTGCTCGATGAATACAGCAATCCGAGAGGCAAGGGGATTATCGCCGTAACGCTCGAGGAGGGCGATGAACTCATTACGGTAAGAAAGACAGACGGCAAGAGCGATTGTATCATCGGAACGAGGCAGGGTCTCGCGATCAGATTCAATGAGGAAGATGTCAGGCCGATGGGCAGGGCGGCTAAGGGTGTCATCGGCATACGGCTCCAAAAAGGGGACGAGGTCGTTTCGGCAGAGGTGGTGGAGGCGAATACATCCCTCCTTACCGCCACGGAGAAGGGGATCGGCAAGCGGACCCCGTTAGAGGAATATCCCGTGCAGGGGCGGGGAGGGAGAGGCGTTATTTCGATTAAACTGACGGAAAAGGGCGGGAAAGGTGTC
It encodes the following:
- the gyrA gene encoding DNA gyrase subunit A codes for the protein MAKALINIEEEMKVSYLDYAMSVIIGRALPEVRDGLKPVQRRILYAMFREGLLPNRKYSKSAGVVGEVLKKYHPHGDSAVYDAMVRLAQDFNMRHMLVDGQGNFGSIDGDPAAAYRYTEARLAKIAEELLADIDKETVDFIPNFDETTEEPKVLPSRIPNLIINGAAGIAVGMATNIPPHNLGEVVDGLVMLLGNPDTTAEELMTAIKGPDFPTGGIIHGTAGIRDAYANGRGLIKVRAKARIEREHRGGENIIISELPYQVNKARLIEKIAELVREKKIEGISDIRDESDRDGIRVVLELKRGEMAEVILNNLYKHTQMETTFGIIMLSLVNGQPNVLSLKKMLSYFLQHRRDVVLKRTRFELRKAEERAHILEGLKIALDHLDAIIALIRASKSPEEAKVGLMSNYPLSEIQAQAILDMKLQRLTGLEREKILAEYRETLKEIERLRSILGSEALVSKIIKDELLEVKAKYGDERRTEITEETKEITIEDLITEEEMVITFSHQGYIKRNPLSAYRSQRRGGKGLMGMETKEEDFVEQLFIGSTHDYMLFFSNLGRLYWLKVYQIPEAGRAAKGKALINLLSLSEGERIATALPVRDFKEGYLVTFTKNGIVKKTLLDEYSNPRGKGIIAVTLEEGDELITVRKTDGKSDCIIGTRQGLAIRFNEEDVRPMGRAAKGVIGIRLQKGDEVVSAEVVEANTSLLTATEKGIGKRTPLEEYPVQGRGGRGVISIKLTEKGGKGVGLMQVRDEDEVVMIANTGKLIRTVAGNISVHGRNTQGVKLMDVEAEDRIVSIGRVAERD